From a single Chitinophaga sp. Cy-1792 genomic region:
- a CDS encoding VanZ family protein, with amino-acid sequence MKQLRYFIPAIAWLVLIMVLCTLPGRDIPTNSFLEKIHFDKFVHFGLFGGIVFFLSLAFWWQRKKISPALLFLFVLFAAAYGLAIEFIQKYYAEGRSFDLYDALADTIGAIAGVWVFRIFISILEKRKERK; translated from the coding sequence ATGAAACAGCTCAGATATTTCATACCTGCAATAGCCTGGTTAGTGCTGATCATGGTATTGTGTACGCTCCCTGGCAGAGACATTCCTACCAACTCCTTCCTGGAAAAAATTCATTTTGATAAATTTGTGCACTTCGGATTGTTTGGTGGAATTGTATTCTTTCTAAGTCTGGCCTTCTGGTGGCAACGTAAAAAGATTTCTCCGGCACTGCTGTTTCTCTTCGTACTCTTTGCCGCTGCTTATGGCCTCGCTATAGAATTTATACAAAAATATTATGCCGAAGGCAGGAGCTTTGATCTCTACGACGCATTGGCCGACACGATAGGCGCTATCGCCGGTGTCTGGGTTTTCAGGATATTCATCTCCATATTGGAAAAAAGAAAAGAGCGGAAATAA
- a CDS encoding peptidylprolyl isomerase has product MKKLLLLITFLSLAAFTQAKNRKAKIITPYGTMIVKLYDQTPKHRDNFIKLTRHHFYDSTLFHRVIKNFMIQGGDPDSKHAKPGQELGNGDVGYTIPAEFELDLFHRKGALAAARDNRPDKASSGCQFYIVQGKVFTEQQLDTLEKTRLGGRKIPVDQRDVYMTEGGAPHLDQSYTVFGQVIKGMDVIDKIAAEKTDSRNRPLQDIPMKIRLKKKWLFF; this is encoded by the coding sequence ATGAAGAAACTGTTACTCCTGATCACCTTTTTATCCCTGGCCGCTTTCACCCAGGCTAAGAACAGAAAGGCCAAGATCATTACCCCTTATGGAACCATGATCGTTAAACTCTACGATCAGACCCCTAAACACCGGGATAATTTCATCAAACTTACCCGCCATCACTTCTACGATAGTACGCTGTTTCACAGGGTGATCAAAAACTTTATGATACAGGGTGGCGATCCCGACTCCAAACATGCCAAACCAGGGCAGGAGCTGGGCAACGGCGATGTGGGCTATACCATCCCTGCTGAGTTTGAGCTGGACCTCTTTCATCGTAAAGGGGCACTGGCCGCAGCCCGCGATAACCGCCCGGACAAAGCCTCTTCAGGTTGTCAGTTCTATATCGTTCAGGGAAAGGTTTTCACAGAGCAACAGTTAGACACACTGGAAAAAACCAGACTTGGAGGGCGTAAAATACCAGTAGACCAGCGGGATGTCTATATGACAGAAGGCGGCGCTCCCCACCTGGACCAGAGCTACACCGTGTTTGGACAGGTCATCAAGGGCATGGATGTCATCGATAAAATCGCTGCAGAAAAAACCGATAGCCGTAACAGGCCCCTGCAGGATATTCCCATGAAAATCAGGCTAAAGAAAAAATGGCTATTCTTTTGA
- a CDS encoding OmpA family protein codes for MKKLNVLVACVLAVTMLFSCSQWQSMDNTKKGAAIGVGGGAAAGAVIGKVAGNTALGAILGAVVGGAGGALIGKKMDKQAQEIKTEVPNATVERVGEGINVKFDAGVLFGFDKSDLSPAAQTSITQLAQVLNKYPDTYVRVEGHTDSTGTDAYNMALSERRVKSVSAFLTKQGVDASRIQGFWYGKTQPIAPNSTEEGRAKNRRVEFSIFANDKMKSDAKKEAGQQ; via the coding sequence ATGAAAAAACTGAATGTTCTGGTAGCTTGTGTATTAGCTGTAACAATGTTGTTTAGTTGTTCGCAATGGCAGAGCATGGACAATACGAAGAAAGGTGCTGCGATCGGTGTTGGTGGCGGTGCTGCTGCTGGTGCGGTAATCGGTAAAGTAGCTGGTAACACTGCATTGGGAGCTATCCTTGGTGCTGTTGTAGGTGGTGCCGGTGGTGCCCTTATCGGTAAGAAAATGGACAAACAGGCGCAGGAAATCAAAACTGAAGTGCCTAATGCAACTGTAGAACGTGTGGGTGAAGGTATTAACGTGAAATTTGATGCAGGTGTATTATTCGGTTTCGATAAATCTGATCTGTCTCCGGCTGCACAGACAAGCATTACACAACTGGCGCAGGTACTGAATAAATATCCTGATACATATGTACGTGTGGAAGGTCATACCGATTCTACCGGTACTGATGCTTACAACATGGCATTATCAGAAAGAAGGGTAAAAAGCGTATCTGCTTTCCTGACTAAGCAAGGTGTTGATGCTTCCCGTATCCAGGGCTTCTGGTATGGTAAAACTCAGCCAATTGCACCAAACAGCACAGAAGAAGGCCGTGCTAAAAACCGTCGTGTAGAGTTTTCCATCTTTGCTAACGACAAGATGAAATCTGACGCGAAGAAAGAAGCTGGCCAGCAATAA
- the gcvH gene encoding glycine cleavage system protein GcvH, translating to MNFPSNLKYTKDHEWILLEGNTATIGITEFAQRELGDIVFVDIPTVGKSLEAEDVFGTVEAVKTVSDLFLPVAATISEVNEELNDSPELVNTDPYGDGWMVKVTVKNPADVDKLLSADDYAKLIS from the coding sequence ATGAATTTTCCTTCCAACCTGAAATACACAAAGGATCACGAATGGATTTTGTTAGAAGGTAACACCGCTACCATCGGTATTACTGAGTTTGCTCAGCGCGAACTGGGAGACATCGTTTTCGTGGATATTCCAACCGTTGGTAAATCCTTAGAGGCAGAAGATGTATTCGGTACCGTAGAAGCAGTTAAAACCGTTTCTGACCTGTTCTTACCTGTTGCCGCTACTATCAGCGAAGTAAACGAAGAACTGAACGACAGTCCTGAACTGGTTAACACTGACCCTTACGGTGACGGCTGGATGGTAAAAGTAACCGTTAAAAATCCTGCTGATGTTGATAAGCTGTTAAGCGCTGACGACTACGCAAAACTGATCAGCTAG